From one Amycolatopsis sp. FDAARGOS 1241 genomic stretch:
- a CDS encoding protein kinase family protein, with product MDTRRSEQAGEATRAGIRAQGGSLAPGRVVGDGRYRLLAQFGVDERAAAHLWRARDGQLKRDVALTLLVGDPADPEAARQARRTLERAAHASKFGHGGVARVLDVLSLGSGVTSSEGLLGVVVAEWTKGSDLVDLVAQRPVAPAAAARMVQALAEAVDHAHQNGLVLGLDHPQRLRLTPSGALKLAFPGPLPDATLRDDVKALGAVLYLLLTGRWALPGGPPAIPAAPLTPQGHIVPPRTLVPAVPPELSSLAVRTIEDGGNGGIRTSSAILRVLDQVAEAEERTQLIKAVGEEGTTEADGTIWTTKKPVKDVARRRKLAFGVTVLVVATVVILAWGGLMLINLFQGDSKASGPTINVAAPSSSAAPPSNSAAPPPSSPAAPKIGRPVDPKSVTIYNPKGSGDNSSRVKNVIDGDPGTVWRTDQYQQQLPVLKPGVGFVVQFDDPVNLAQVKIAADSPGTKVEIRSADSKNPQLDDTKVVGTGDLNGTDTTIDLQQPTESQYFVVWITQLGKDNKGNYLSEIGDVSFLPAG from the coding sequence GTGGACACGAGACGGAGCGAACAGGCGGGGGAGGCCACCCGCGCGGGCATTCGTGCCCAGGGTGGGTCGCTCGCCCCGGGGCGGGTCGTCGGCGACGGCCGGTACCGCCTGCTCGCGCAGTTCGGGGTGGACGAACGAGCCGCCGCGCACCTGTGGCGGGCGCGGGACGGTCAGCTGAAGCGCGATGTCGCGCTGACTCTGCTGGTCGGTGATCCGGCCGATCCGGAGGCAGCCCGGCAGGCGCGCCGCACGCTCGAACGGGCGGCGCACGCGTCGAAGTTCGGGCACGGCGGCGTCGCGCGGGTGCTCGACGTGCTGAGCCTCGGCAGCGGCGTCACCTCGAGCGAAGGTCTGCTCGGCGTCGTCGTCGCGGAGTGGACCAAGGGCAGTGACCTGGTGGACCTCGTCGCGCAGCGGCCGGTGGCGCCCGCCGCGGCCGCCCGGATGGTCCAGGCCCTCGCCGAAGCCGTGGACCACGCACACCAGAACGGTCTGGTCCTCGGTCTGGACCACCCGCAGCGGCTGCGGCTGACCCCGAGCGGCGCGTTGAAGCTCGCGTTCCCCGGCCCGTTGCCGGACGCGACGCTGCGCGACGACGTCAAGGCGCTCGGCGCGGTCCTCTACCTGCTGCTCACCGGTCGCTGGGCGCTGCCGGGCGGACCGCCCGCGATCCCCGCGGCACCGTTGACCCCGCAAGGTCACATCGTGCCGCCGCGGACGCTGGTGCCGGCCGTGCCGCCCGAGCTCTCATCGTTGGCCGTGCGCACGATCGAGGACGGCGGCAACGGCGGCATCCGCACGAGCTCGGCCATCCTGCGCGTGCTCGACCAGGTGGCCGAGGCCGAGGAGCGGACACAGCTGATCAAGGCCGTGGGTGAAGAGGGCACCACCGAAGCCGACGGCACGATCTGGACCACGAAGAAGCCGGTCAAGGACGTCGCGCGGCGGCGGAAGCTGGCGTTCGGCGTGACCGTGCTCGTGGTCGCCACCGTCGTGATCCTCGCGTGGGGCGGGCTGATGCTGATCAACCTGTTCCAGGGCGATTCGAAGGCCAGCGGCCCGACGATCAACGTCGCGGCTCCCTCGTCCAGCGCGGCACCGCCGTCGAACTCCGCGGCACCTCCGCCGTCGTCGCCGGCGGCACCGAAGATCGGCCGGCCTGTGGACCCGAAGTCCGTCACGATCTACAACCCGAAGGGCTCAGGTGACAACTCGAGCCGGGTGAAGAACGTGATCGACGGCGATCCGGGCACGGTCTGGCGCACCGACCAGTACCAGCAGCAGTTGCCGGTGCTGAAGCCCGGCGTCGGGTTCGTGGTCCAGTTCGACGACCCGGTGAACCTGGCGCAGGTGAAGATCGCGGCAGACAGCCCCGGCACGAAGGTCGAGATCCGGTCGGCCGACAGCAAGAACCCGCAGCTGGACGACACCAAGGTCGTCGGCACGGGCGAC
- the murJ gene encoding murein biosynthesis integral membrane protein MurJ, which yields MRPWQEEALRDPEATRFIPRTAGVPMPASRWPLADPDSMRPYDALATQVMPRIGGAPLVRPTEPGTTGEQPVAPAKAPSLAKSSGRMAIASLISRITGFLWKLLLVAAIGAGVANDSFNVANTMPNIIFELLMGGVLASVVVPLLVRSQDDEDGGEAYTQRLITVAFTLLLFGTVIAVLCAPAFTSLYVDGSGQASPGLTTAFAYLLLPEIFFYGVFALLSAILNAKHIFGPTAWAPVVNNMVVIFTILVVWFMPGEIDIRNVSITDPKVLTLGLGVTGGIVAQAIMLVPPLLKSGFRPKWRWGVDKRMKEFGGLALWIVGYVAVSQVGYTITTRVLTDGAPGGVTAYANAWLLFQLPYGVIGVSLLTAIMPRMSRAAADGDNKKLIGDLSYASRISTVTLIPISAVMTIVGSSIGIALFTIGKGSPESAERLGGALAISAFALLPFALVQLQMRVFYAMKDARTPTLIMIVMTLVKVPLLYLCPALLSPTNVVLGVMMVNALTYVVGAVLGQVWLWVTLGNLRSKRVIGVILFTVVASVLGVAAAWLVGQIVPDSLGLKAHAWIKLFLQGIVGIGVSFGVLMALKVEELRPATSRITRLIKRG from the coding sequence ATCCGGCCGTGGCAGGAAGAGGCGCTGCGCGACCCGGAAGCCACGCGGTTCATCCCGCGCACCGCCGGCGTCCCGATGCCCGCGTCGCGCTGGCCGCTGGCCGATCCCGACTCGATGCGCCCCTACGACGCGCTGGCCACGCAGGTCATGCCGCGGATCGGCGGCGCGCCGCTCGTCCGGCCGACCGAACCGGGCACGACCGGCGAGCAGCCCGTTGCCCCGGCGAAGGCGCCTTCGCTCGCGAAATCGAGCGGGCGCATGGCGATCGCGTCGCTGATCAGCCGCATCACCGGCTTCCTGTGGAAGCTGCTGCTGGTGGCGGCCATTGGCGCGGGCGTGGCCAACGACTCGTTCAACGTCGCCAACACGATGCCGAACATCATCTTCGAGCTGCTCATGGGTGGTGTGCTCGCCAGCGTGGTGGTGCCGCTGCTCGTGCGTTCGCAGGACGACGAGGACGGCGGCGAGGCCTACACCCAGCGGCTGATCACGGTGGCGTTCACGCTACTGCTGTTCGGCACGGTGATCGCGGTGCTGTGCGCGCCCGCGTTCACCTCGCTGTACGTGGACGGGTCCGGTCAAGCGAGCCCTGGGCTCACCACGGCGTTCGCGTACCTGCTGCTGCCGGAGATCTTCTTCTACGGCGTGTTCGCGCTGCTGTCGGCGATCCTCAACGCCAAGCACATCTTCGGCCCCACGGCGTGGGCGCCGGTGGTCAACAACATGGTCGTGATCTTCACGATCCTCGTCGTGTGGTTCATGCCGGGCGAGATCGACATCAGGAACGTGTCGATCACCGACCCGAAGGTGCTCACCCTGGGTCTCGGCGTGACCGGCGGCATCGTCGCGCAGGCGATCATGCTCGTCCCGCCACTGCTGAAATCCGGCTTCCGGCCCAAGTGGCGCTGGGGCGTCGACAAGCGGATGAAGGAGTTCGGCGGCCTCGCGCTGTGGATCGTCGGCTACGTCGCGGTGAGCCAGGTCGGCTACACGATCACCACCCGAGTGCTCACCGACGGCGCACCCGGCGGTGTCACTGCCTACGCCAACGCGTGGCTGCTGTTCCAACTGCCCTACGGCGTCATCGGCGTCTCGCTGCTCACGGCGATCATGCCGCGGATGAGCCGCGCGGCGGCCGACGGCGACAACAAGAAGCTCATCGGCGACCTGTCCTACGCGTCGCGGATCTCGACGGTCACGCTCATCCCGATCTCGGCGGTGATGACGATCGTCGGCTCGTCGATCGGCATCGCGCTGTTCACCATCGGCAAGGGCTCGCCCGAAAGCGCCGAACGGCTCGGCGGAGCGCTCGCCATCTCGGCGTTTGCGCTGCTGCCGTTCGCGCTCGTCCAGCTTCAGATGCGCGTGTTCTACGCGATGAAGGACGCGCGCACGCCCACCTTGATCATGATCGTGATGACGCTCGTCAAGGTGCCGCTGCTGTACTTGTGCCCGGCGCTGCTCTCGCCCACCAACGTGGTGCTCGGCGTGATGATGGTCAACGCGCTCACGTACGTGGTCGGCGCGGTCCTCGGCCAGGTCTGGCTGTGGGTCACGCTCGGCAACCTGCGCAGCAAGCGCGTGATCGGGGTGATCCTCTTCACGGTCGTCGCGAGCGTCCTCGGGGTGGCCGCCGCGTGGCTCGTGGGCCAGATCGTGCCCGACTCGCTGGGGCTCAAGGCGCACGCCTGGATCAAGCTCTTCCTGCAGGGCATCGTCGGCATCGGGGTGTCGTTCGGCGTGCTCATGGCCCTGAAGGTCGAGGAGCTGAGGCCCGCCACGTCGAGGATCACCCGATTGATCAAGCGCGGGTAA
- a CDS encoding DUF6049 family protein, with protein sequence MKRPAAFFLSLLVFAAAALFGAPARAQDEPSPEPPRLRLELDQLNPRVITGSAKTLTVSGTVTNIGDRRIARPQVRLQVGERLTSDRELKGVLAGEPIQDNPLTDFTTLTESLEPGQSARLDVTVPLTGQRAGQLSRTGVYPMLVNVNGTPEFGGPARLAAVSLLMPVLSGPARSETPSGKRADVSVLWPITDSAPHVLSAPYGGPLTLTDDTLATELDVNGRLYSLVAAARAAEQSNQRVADSLCFAVDPDLLRTVDAMTRGYVVAGAPGKGTQAAKDWMIALQQLVNGHCVIALPFADADLTTLGKVRSASGTPDSGLLSTALSGEATIHRLLGTDPRKGVLWPGGTPDDQALTAMSAAGVHTVLTDGSKLQSDSPVTGATTLPGGLRAQPIDGLIASAMVGSEPNPQTPTTVSAATQPAIASQNGLAAIAFEAGLGRGSEGAGSQLLVAPPRRWDVPQGELSAFLDHLGQLLAGGLGTGAPLTQLLDSDASGSASLAAGTHDQPASPGGDVTETLSNLDGQAAGLLSAMRMDATRRVQPEDIVAPVRDALVRGASTAFGTPSGSAAGSNAHAELAAIRDQVTVEQPKQTIALASGSSPLPVFVSNELPVGITAQIALKNNVGIRPEQAQNWFFPAKGGKNELIQIEALRAGRLSVDVSLTTPAGTELGTTARFELTSTEYGPITIIITVVAGCALLLLASRRIYRRVKESRAARTETR encoded by the coding sequence GTGAAGCGGCCCGCCGCCTTCTTCCTGTCCCTGCTGGTCTTCGCAGCGGCTGCCCTCTTCGGCGCGCCCGCGCGGGCCCAGGACGAGCCGAGCCCCGAGCCGCCGCGGCTGCGGCTCGAGCTCGACCAGCTCAACCCCCGCGTGATCACGGGTTCCGCCAAGACCCTGACCGTGTCCGGCACCGTGACGAACATCGGCGACCGCCGGATCGCGCGCCCGCAGGTGCGGCTGCAGGTCGGCGAGCGGCTGACCAGCGACCGCGAACTGAAGGGCGTGCTGGCGGGCGAGCCGATCCAGGACAACCCGCTCACCGACTTCACCACGCTCACCGAGTCGCTCGAGCCGGGCCAGAGCGCCCGCCTCGACGTGACCGTGCCGCTCACCGGCCAGCGCGCGGGCCAGCTGAGCCGGACGGGTGTCTACCCGATGCTCGTGAACGTGAACGGCACGCCGGAGTTCGGCGGCCCGGCGCGCCTGGCGGCCGTGAGCCTGCTGATGCCGGTGCTGTCCGGCCCCGCGAGGTCGGAGACGCCGTCGGGCAAGCGCGCCGACGTGTCCGTGCTGTGGCCGATCACCGACAGTGCGCCCCACGTGCTGTCGGCGCCCTACGGTGGGCCGCTGACCCTCACGGACGACACGCTCGCCACCGAGCTGGACGTGAACGGGCGCCTGTACTCGCTCGTGGCGGCCGCGCGCGCGGCCGAGCAGTCCAACCAGCGCGTGGCCGACTCGCTGTGCTTCGCCGTCGACCCCGACCTGCTGCGCACCGTCGACGCCATGACCCGCGGCTACGTCGTCGCCGGGGCGCCGGGCAAGGGCACGCAGGCCGCGAAGGACTGGATGATCGCCCTGCAGCAGCTCGTGAACGGCCACTGCGTGATCGCGCTGCCCTTCGCCGACGCCGACCTCACCACGCTCGGCAAGGTCCGGTCCGCGAGCGGCACGCCCGACTCCGGCCTGCTGAGCACGGCGCTCAGCGGCGAGGCGACGATCCACCGGCTGCTGGGCACCGATCCGCGCAAGGGGGTGCTCTGGCCCGGCGGCACGCCCGACGACCAGGCGCTCACCGCGATGTCGGCGGCCGGGGTCCACACCGTGCTGACCGACGGCTCGAAGCTGCAGAGCGACTCGCCCGTCACCGGCGCCACGACGCTGCCGGGCGGGCTGCGCGCCCAGCCGATCGACGGTCTCATCGCCAGCGCCATGGTCGGCTCGGAGCCGAACCCGCAGACCCCGACCACGGTGAGCGCCGCCACCCAGCCGGCGATCGCGAGCCAGAACGGTCTCGCCGCCATCGCCTTCGAGGCCGGCCTCGGACGCGGCTCCGAAGGCGCGGGCTCGCAGCTGCTCGTCGCGCCGCCGCGGCGCTGGGACGTCCCGCAGGGCGAGCTCTCCGCGTTCCTCGACCACCTCGGGCAGCTGCTCGCCGGCGGTCTCGGCACCGGCGCACCGCTGACTCAGCTGCTGGACTCGGACGCGTCGGGCTCGGCCTCGCTCGCCGCCGGCACGCACGACCAGCCGGCGTCGCCGGGCGGTGACGTCACCGAGACGCTGTCGAACCTCGACGGCCAGGCCGCCGGCCTGCTGTCGGCCATGCGGATGGACGCGACCCGTCGCGTGCAACCGGAGGACATCGTCGCGCCGGTCCGCGACGCGCTCGTGCGCGGCGCGTCCACCGCGTTCGGCACGCCCTCGGGCAGCGCGGCGGGCTCGAACGCCCACGCCGAGCTCGCCGCGATCCGCGACCAGGTGACCGTCGAGCAGCCGAAGCAGACGATCGCGCTTGCATCCGGTTCGTCCCCGCTGCCCGTGTTCGTGAGCAACGAATTACCGGTGGGCATCACCGCGCAGATCGCGTTGAAGAACAACGTCGGCATCCGGCCCGAGCAGGCGCAGAACTGGTTCTTCCCGGCCAAGGGCGGCAAGAACGAGCTGATCCAGATCGAAGCCCTGCGCGCGGGACGCCTGAGCGTCGATGTGTCCTTGACCACCCCGGCGGGGACCGAACTCGGTACTACCGCCCGGTTCGAGCTGACCTCGACCGAGTACGGCCCGATCACGATCATCATCACCGTCGTCGCTGGTTGCGCCCTGCTGCTGCTGGCCTCCCGGCGGATCTACCGGCGGGTGAAGGAGAGCCGCGCAGCGCGGACCGAAACGCGCTGA
- a CDS encoding NUDIX hydrolase has protein sequence MPGSAGRAGAPKPRRRRRRQRGRRLTTVDETSAGGLVVDAGREHAVLIGRLDRHGRLLWSLPKGHIEDGETVEQTAVREVKEETGISAQVLRPLGTIDYWFVAERRRVHKTVHHFLLESTGGELSDEDVEVTEVAWVPLAELETTLAYADERKLVRRAKELFAHDERA, from the coding sequence ATGCCTGGATCTGCCGGCCGCGCCGGAGCGCCGAAGCCGCGCCGCCGGCGCCGGCGGCAGCGGGGCAGGCGCCTGACCACGGTCGACGAGACGTCGGCCGGCGGACTGGTCGTCGACGCCGGGCGGGAGCACGCGGTGCTGATCGGCCGCCTCGACCGGCACGGCAGACTGCTGTGGTCGTTGCCGAAGGGCCACATCGAGGACGGTGAGACGGTGGAGCAGACCGCGGTGCGCGAGGTGAAGGAGGAGACCGGCATCTCCGCGCAGGTCCTGCGCCCGTTGGGCACCATCGACTACTGGTTCGTGGCCGAACGACGCCGGGTGCACAAGACCGTGCACCACTTCCTGCTCGAGTCGACGGGTGGCGAGCTCTCCGACGAGGACGTCGAAGTCACCGAAGTCGCGTGGGTGCCGCTGGCCGAGCTGGAGACGACGCTGGCCTACGCGGACGAGCGCAAGCTGGTCCGCCGGGCCAAAGAACTTTTCGCGCACGACGAGCGCGCCTGA